Below is a genomic region from Henckelia pumila isolate YLH828 chromosome 3, ASM3356847v2, whole genome shotgun sequence.
gaaagacatcGTTAAGTTTGTTAGCGAATGTTTGacatgtcaacaggtgaaagttgAACATCAAAGGCCAGCAAGATTTCTGAAACCATTACATATTCCCACTTGGAAATGGGAAGATGTCACAATGGATTTTGTGATTGGACTACCAATTACACAACgaagaatgaattcaatatggATAATAGTTGACAGGTTGACAAAGTCAGCTCACTTCTTACCAGTTAGAAacaacttctcgatgaatcaatATGCAGAGTTATATATTCGAGAGGTagttagattgcatggagttccagcaAGGATAGTCTCTGATAGGGATCCTAGGTTTACTTCAAACTTTTGGAAGAGTTTACATCATGGATTGGGAACAAAGCTAGCTTTTAGTACAGCTTTTCACCCACAAACAGATGGACAATCTGAACGAGTAATTCAAATACTGGAGGATTTACTCAGGGCTTGCATGATTGACTTTGGAGAAAATTGGGAATCGAAgttgcctttagtggagttcacctacaacaatagttatcaagctactattggaatggctccttatgaggctttgtatggaagAAAGTGTAGGACTCCTCTACAATTGGATGAGATTGGAGAGAGAGCTGTGTTGGGACCAAAAATAGTGCAACAGACAGTTCATATGATAGCAAAAATTAGAGACAAGATGTTGACAGCACAGAGCCATCAGAAAAGCTTTGCCGATCGGAGACGTAGGGAATTGGAGTTCcaggtaggtgatcacgtattttTGAAGGTTTCACCTTGGAAAGGAGTCTTaagatttgggaagaaaggaaagttgagcccaagatatataggacctttcGAGATCCTAGACAAGGTTGGAACAAGAGCTTACCGAGTAGCATTGCCTCCAAACTTGGAAGGTGTACACAACGTATTCCATATCTCGATGTTGAGAAAGTATATCTCAAATCCTTCCCATGTCATTCGCCACGAGCCAATTCTATGGACACCAGACTTGTCTTATGAAGAAATACCTATCCAAATTTTGGATACACAAGTCCAAAAGCTGAGAAACAAAGAGATCAAGATGGTAAAGGTCTTATGGCGCAATCAATTAGTGGAAGAGGCTACTTGGGATACCGAACAAGATATGCGTAGCCGATACCCATAAATATTTggtaagtcgaatttcgaggacaaaattcttTCAAGGAGGGTAGAATTGTAAAGTCCAAAAAATCCATTAAACTTGCTCACGattatttaaaca
It encodes:
- the LOC140888064 gene encoding uncharacterized protein, with translation MVPSLLDKIRTGQASDQQLLTWKLKDEAKGGALYTVKDGVVHHKGRMWVPTVNSLREDVMTEAHMVKVEHQRPARFLKPLHIPTWKWEDVTMDFVIGLPITQRRMNSIWIIVDRTPLQLDEIGERAVLGPKIVQQTVHMIAKIRDKMLTAQSHQKSFADRRRRELEFQVGDHVFLKVSPWKGVLRFGKKGKLSPRYIGPFEILDKVGTRAYRVALPPNLEGVHNVFHISMLRKYISNPSHVIRHEPILWTPDLSYEEIPIQILDTQVQKLRNKEIKMVKVLWRNQLVEEATWDTEQDMRSRYP